The following DNA comes from Solanum stenotomum isolate F172 chromosome 11, ASM1918654v1, whole genome shotgun sequence.
GCAAGAATTATCCCTACCATCAAATAAcataaacttaatttttcaaacaatagaaaaacatgcaaaaaacagtaaaataataatgaatCCTTATGAAACAATATGATATTTATGTTTTACAGAAATATAATTTGTTGATCAGCATCTTTTCAAAAGTGGCGAGGTAaatttatattaagaaaaacaatTGCTAGATTTATACAACCAGCATAGGGTTTGTAGATCTTTGAACTAAACATTCACATCTTCCATCAAAGAAATTGTATAATACCGGTCAAGAAGTCTTTGATGATCTAAGGTTGCCTCATCAATTGACGGTATTTCTCCATTGATTCTAGGGATGTGCTGCAAAGGCAAGTATAGAAGTTGCATGAGCATAAAGGCAAAAGTTTCAAGAGGCACAACTAAGTTAAGAGACAAAAACAAGTATATCTCTCAAGTGTCTACAGGGAATGAAGTTTAACAACAATGAGACATGTCTCCAACTACTTCTGGCACATGAATCCCGATATTTTCAGATGATTGTGTTGATCATGAAAAGGAgaacaattgaaaatattagttGCTAACTCATTCTACATATGGACATAGAATGCTTACAGGAATTGGAATCATCTGGTTCAATCGTTTGCCTACTTCACCATCAAGATTGTATTCATCCGTCAATTCAAGTGAATATGACCAGTCCTCCCCCGTATATGACTCTTCTCCTGGGCTAGAGCATGAAGTGGAAGCTCCATCATTAGTTTCTTCTTCATCACAGTTCTCTTCTCctgaaaattataatatgaaTAGTCAGAATAAATTAATCCAAGAACTATAATTATAAGGTTGGAAAAAGCAAACACTTCCAATACCAATAATGTAGTTTCCCATAGGTTGACTAAACCAGTCTTGTGGataaaaatgtgtttgtgtATGTTCTGCCATTTGATGGAGGATTGAAGGTGGTTCAGTGACTGAAAGCTGAGACAGTTCTTCCTGGAGACGCTGTGCATTGAAATTGTGATTTTCCTCATTGCCAGATTCTGTACTAAAATGATTACCTTTGAAGTAATGGTCCTGATAGTAATCTAAGCTGTTTTGGGGCATGGCACCACTATATGCGCAGTTAGAATATGGATCACTATCAAACAACTGAAGACCCCACCGGACAACATCTGGATCTTGCTCGTGCGTAATCATCTGAGCAGTTTTATTTATATCAGATAAAAGCATGCAACAATGAATACTGATGATTATTGCTGTGTAGCAGTTAAgaatgataaaaagaaaaagccAATTATCTATGCTCCGGGACGCAGAACATCCATTTCCCTCCAAACCAACTTTAGTACTAGAACGTGCAAAGAACTAATTTatcaatgtttttctttgtttttgtgatAAGTAATAAATAcacttgtgttttctttttcaaatgatCTAAAATGGAATCATCTAAAATTAAGAGTAGCTCACACAATTGCATACAAGTGCCTGTAGTCTCTAGATTACAATAGTAATAAGGATTAAGGCTCCGTTTCATAGTTAGTTAGGTACAAAATGAGAATTCACATTCAAGCTTTCTGAAGGGGCTGTGACCCATGAATTAGGTGTACCTACTTTTTCCGTGGTATTCATGTGGGTCCCTTAACAACATTCTTTGGTAATAGTCATACAAATCAGAAAGGCAGACTCTCTTTGAAAATCATCTCAGAATACCAGCACCTATAGACAACACTtttgaagaagagagaaaatggCATATGAAATTAACGCAATGCAAGGTGTTTAACCGCACCTTTGGCAAAATTCTTCCATGCGTATAATTTTAACCTGACAAACTTATGCAGATCTAAACTCAATAAACCACAAGTGTCCCTCTTTAATAGTTTAACTTTTAGATGAGGCTGTCATGCAATTCAAATAAACTACCCAAACCTCTAAACTAGCTAATCAATGCTGAGGACGTTAGTATTTAGTAATTCCATTTTAGTCATTTATAACACACACAGATAGACAGAGCAACCTCCAGTTTAAGTTTACTGCAccatcattctttttctttccctttgaAACCAGCTCGTAATTACTATTTACTTCAGGATAGTTTGTCAAATATCAACTGATCAAATGCCAAATACACAGATTTTGGTGACGAAGTGCCAATGGATTGTTCAGATTAAGCAGAAGAAGAACTGAggataagaaaattaaagactAAAGTACATAACACAATCTCAATCAATCACAACAACCTATGATCAACTCTATCCATATTTCACCTACAAATAACCTCTCCCTTTTTCTTTCAGATTTGGCAATTACACATTCATATAGAATGCGCATAAAGCAACCCAAAACAGTGCATACACATACAAAGAGCAAATTAAAGCCGCAATATGAATCAATCACAACAAATTTTGATCAACTCAATCCATTTCAAACAGCCTAATTACATACTTCTACAATAAATGAACAAAATCACTCATACTCATTGTTACTTCCCATGAACACTCAGACTGAAGCACAAAAAACACATAATTTCCTCTCTTCAcagaaaatcacaaaaaatgctGGTTAAACTTACAGTTGATTTCGGCCGATCCAAATTGCAACAGCTCCTTCAACTGAGGAAGAATGCcgtgaaaagaaaaaacacaaaacaGTACAGACACATACATAGAGCAAATAAAAGCCCCAATCTAAATCAATCACAACAAATTTTGATCAACTCGATCCATTTCAAATAGATTCTACAACAAATGAACAAAATCACTCATACTCATGTTACTTCACACATGAACACTCGGAATGCAGCACAAAAAACACTCAATttcatctattaaaaaaaaatcacaaaaatgcCCAATAAACAAAGTTTGATTCTGGTCGATCCAAAATCACTCGTACTTGAGCACTCGGAATGAAACACAAACGAACtctcaatttcatcaattcataaaatcacaaaaaatgcaTGAACTTATAACTGATTACGGCAGATCCAAATTGCAACAACAGATAAACAAAATCACTCATACTCATCGTTACTTCACATATGAAGACTTAGAATAACGCACAAAAACACTCAATTTCATCTATTAGTAAGAAATCACAAAAATGCTCATTAAACTTACATTTAATTCCGGCCAATCCAAATTCAACAGCTCATTCAACTGAGGAAGAATGCTGTGTAAAAATACACATATCTAAATCAATCACAACAAATTCTGATCAACTCGATCCATTTCAAACAGATTCATCACGTGATGATTAAACACTTCTACAACAAATGAACAAAATCACTCATACTCATCGTTACTTCACAAATGAACACTCGTAATAAAGCACAAATAACACAATTTCATCTACACAcacaaaaatcacaaaaatgcTCATTAAACTTACATTTTATTCCTGCCGATCCAAATTACAACAGCTCATTCAACTGAGGAAGAATGCTGTGTAAAAAAAACAGTACATACACATCTAAATCAATAACAACAAATTTCAATCAACTCGATCCATTTCAAAACTAAAACAACTGAACAAAATCACTCATACTCATCATTAACAGTTCACACATGAACACTCAGAATGAAGCACAAAATACACTGAATTTCATCACAACAAATTTTAATCAACTCGATCCATTTCAAACAGATTCATCACCTGATGATAATgcacttcaacaacaaattttAACAAATGAACAAAATCACTCATACTCACCCTTACTTCACACATGAACACTTAGAATAAACCACAAAAAAACACTCAATTTCATCTATTcgtaaaaaatcacaaaaatgcTCATTAAACTTACATTTAATTCCAGCCTATCCttgatttctcggttatcaaaaaaaaaattccagcCTATCCAAATTACAACAGCTCATTCAAATGAGGAAGAATGCCGTGTAAAAACAGTACATACACATATCTAAATCAATCACAACAAATTCTGATCAACTCGATCCATTTCAAACTGATTCATCACCTGATGTTTACACACTTCTACAACAAATGAACAAAATCACACATGAACACTCGTATTAAAGCACAAAAAACACACAATTTCATCTACACACAAAACACACAAAAATGCTCATTAAACTTACATTTTATTCCAGCCGATCCAACTTTCAACAGCTTATTCAACTGAGTACGAATActgttaaaaaaaaacagtacaCACacatttctaaatcaatcacATCAAATTCTGATCAACTCGATCCATTTCAAACAAATTCATCTCCTGACGATTAAACACTTCTACAACGAATGAATAAAATCACTCATACTCATCGTTACTTCACACATGAACACTCATAATAAAGCACAAAAAACACACAATTTCATCTATACAcagaaaaatcacaaaaatgttCATTAAACTTACATTTTATTCCGGCCGATCCAAATTACAGCAGCAAGTTCAACTGAGGTAAAACAACAACCGTACTCGAGAAGCCACAAATAGCAATAGTAGTAATATATGGATGGGGAGGAATAGTTGATGATTGGGGAGAAGTGGAGAAGGACGGATGTCACGAggtgagagaggagagagagaggAAATGGACATTAAAAATGGAATCAAAATTCTGCAAATGCACCTCTTTCTGACTTCTCTTTCACTATATCAGTCCCTTCTTTTGGAGTTTTTCGGCTTCCATCCTCGCCGTttattccttttccttttttttttatttattacaacgtcgtttattattaaatttattttttccctagtttttcttcatataatttaaaataagtaatttttttaaagtttaaaaaaattatcgagatttttttctttgtattcatcctttttaaaaattagaatttaatttcTCGGAAGTAAAATAGCGATCAATTATTATtaactattttatatattttttaaaaaaatagtgatgTAATAATCGTCATCCCCCCTTTCATACGAAATGATTATGGGATTTATAGAAAATAGCTTTTAATTTATGTCTTTGAATATTTTTCATCGTAAAATATTAATGAGAATGAATAATGAATAGGATAAAGTGAAAAATGGGAATTATGTTACTGATagttatcaaataaaaatgaaagaactaTATTCTAGATTAGTGTTTgatcaaatattttgaatattttaaatatttatttgatagtAGATTTTGAATCGGggtttttaatcataaattttggATCAGACTTGAAAAACTTATCTTCAGTTATCTATTTGGTTATAGATTTTgaattcatttgaaaaaattagtttaaatatttgtttgatcATAGACTTCGGatcaaactttaaaaacttattttcaaatatttgtttgatAATAGATTTTAGATCAGACTTTGAAAACTCATCTTCAAATTTCTATTTAGTCATAGATTTTTTATTAGACTTTCTAACCTTATCTTTAGCTATTTGTTTGGTCATAGATTTTGGATCAAATGTTGAAAACTTATCTTTAAATATCTATTTGTTCATATGTTTTAAATTAGACTTagaaaatttacttttaaatgTCTATTTGATCATAGATTTTAGATCAGacattgaaaatttatctttaaatatcTGTTTAGTAATAGATTTTGAAATAGACTTTGAAAAATTTACTTTAAATGTCTATTTGATTATAGAGTTAGaatcaaactttgaaaaattatcttcaaatatctatttgatcataaattttggGTCAAACTTTGAAAACTTTACTTCAAATATCTGTCTGGTCATGCACTTTGAAAATTTTACTTCAAATGTCTAGTTGGTCATAgattttgaatcaaatttgtAAACTTATCTTCAAATATCTATTTAGTCGTAGATTTTGGatcaaactataaaaacttaCCTTCACATATCTATTTGATCATAGATTTTGAATCACACTTTGAAAACTTATCTTCATACATCTGTCTAGTCATAGATTTTGAGTTAGACTTTGAAATTTTTACTTTAAATGTCTATTTGAGAGTTTGAAACCTAaataagccaaaaaaaaaaataaaagtgaccaaaataagccactattctagtaagtaactaaaatgggcttagtggaagaaaaaaatcCCTTTTATGCAATATTTCAAACATTTTCCGATAGTCTCATAACGTgcatattttaatatataacgaaactattttttacattttgtaAAGTGTAGGTTTTTCTTCCACTTTGTAAAGTGGAAGTTTTTCTTACACTctataaagtggaagaaaaaaatttgttttacaaagaggaatatttttcaagtattgttaTATGAGAACATTGTTGACTAGTCTTAGACTCCTTCCTAACATGGATTTAAGTATTGTTAACTTGATTTGATCTATGTAGTCATTTTGAACCCTCAAAAAGTCGGTCAACGATTCGTCATTATAGATAATTCACTCTCCAAAATTTACTTGTCCTTGTGATAAAAATGAAGTGGGGTATTTTTCgactataatcaaattataatcaGTACTATTTATAcccattcttttataaattggtgaaaaaaatttatgatatcggacattaatttaatattttgcaTTGTATTTGGGATGACACTTATAATAAATGGTATTTCTGTCATATATAATTTCGTCATTTCAATAAATCGAAACTCTAACTTTTGGTTCAGAAGACATCTTTTTGTgattgaaatgaagaaaaatagaagactAAAGATATTGAAGGGCAATGTTTGAACGTCCTTAAATAGAGCTTGGAGgagttttcaaaataaaaaaataaaaatacataatgtaataattttttccatttttatgatatgtcaaatcaatataattgtaTGACAAACACTGCAAAAGCTTCATAAAGAGATACAACTTAATGCAAAACGTGAAAAATATTCCTCtttataaaacataattttttgttctactttataaagtgtaagaaaaacttcCACTTTACAAAATGTAAAATATAGttccgttatatattaaaatatacacatTATGAGACTAACGGAAAACATTTAGAACATggcataaaacaaaaaattttctTCCAAtaagcctattttagttacttactagaataatgacttattttggtcacttttgtttttttgtagCTTATTTAGGTTTCGGACTCTATTTGATCATAGATTTTAAACAAGACTTTGAAAACTTATCTTCAACCATATGTTGATTATAGATTGGATCAGACTTTGAAAACTTATCTTCATCATAGATTTTGGATTAGACTTTGAAAACTTATCTTCAACTATTTATTTGGtcataaattttcaatcaaattttaaaaagttattttcaaatatttgtttgatcataaattttgaattaaatctTAAACAACTatctttaaaagaaaatcaacttTTCtacacaaaattttatttttaaaaaaaataagatatatacccaaatataattttaaactttatgatAAATGGATGCTAAGACGTAGTTTTTTCGCATTTTCATCATGTAAGGATGATGATGAATCATTAAAAAGAACTAGACATTATTTACTGTCTAATATTAgcacattttttttatacttaaaaataattactttgaatgacatattttattttataattataaaatattcacGAGGTGGGAATTACAACTTGTTTGGTGCgagaaataagaaataattaattctttaattaattaattttaaaataaatttattttatattaagagtgagataataattttgaaatgaatttttaatttcaaaattctaCCATGGCATATTAGagttccaaaataaaaaaaaatattttagtacatTATACATAtctattttcttaaattctgtcaagcaaaaaagataaataaattaaaatgaaggtCATAAAGTATAActtatgaaattattaaaaaagatgcttatttatttattctttcatAATCAAGTTATTCGGGtcatcataaaaatattaatttaatttaacatgataaaaatttatataacgagttgtccttttttttaaataaataaataaataaataatatttttaatgtctACTTGTATTCACTTTCTATTTACAGGTACGGATACCGTGTTTTATCATGATATTGTCGGGAGCTAGAAATGGCTGCCGTTAAAtttccatattttatttttcattttttccctcAAGAAAGCACAATATAGTACTACacatctatttttaattaagtaggtttttaatgatattaaaaaatatatatagattttaagttaagttgaaaatatatatataaaaataaaattatatttgaatatatatttcaCTTTGAAATTTATTGAAGTTTTGTAAGagatttcatttttacttaagagcttatgtatttatatttctaaattttccttttatttaagaAAAGCAATAAAAGAAAGAGTGGGGGTGCGGTGgcgtggggggggggggatgtATTACTCTATATAATATGACTTTCGATTGTTCataaatttatatgatttattttactatatatatatatatatatatatatatatataataagtgggaatatctactacttagcacatgacaagtattggatgatatgtgcttagatagtgttgtacattcttcttttatggttgtacctttaaaatttatattattggacaatttaacaccattaattacctacctcatttgggcccatatatatatatataaaacaagcCACAATACAaagatttttatagtatttagttacattgtAACTATCTTGCTAGCTTTCAACCGAAATGAGtacttcttttaaataataaatatgtcattgtatgagctatttattactcattccttttgaatttgttaatctgattttgatctgacacatagtttatgaaagtaaattagattttgagaaaaaacataagtgatacttgaagttgtcccagattttcaaaaagacaccttaactttgcgtgcgtcctattaccccacgaaacattcaaaatcacaataaatacacatttttacacaatatttccactttggacaaaaatatccttcaaatgtgcaatttcttaaaaacaaaaagtcggacccattattgctgtattgaaggatgctttggtaatttcctatgatgaattcgttttgtttgtttcttttaaatttattttactatactaaataattctataaaatattatgaatcacgataattaattacttaaatatttcaaagatataaaaatatataaaagatctgattgactcttcaaattttacctgtgacacataaattgggacaaatgaaataatatatattatttgaaaatttcttagaaaatactataaattacagtaattaacagctataaatatttcaaagacaaaaaaaattgattgaatctcaaaatttttttagtactacataaattgagaaagaagaaatgacctctattatttgaaaattgcgtaaaagtattacaaatcatacaataagaattaacaattttaaattttaaaagactttaatgctttatacttattctatttccactttggacaaaatatcctcccaatatgcatatttttttaaacaaaaagtgggacccattattgacgtattgaaggatgctttggtaattttcctatgatgaatttgttttgtttgttgtttatttttttttttaaataattgtgtaaaatattataaatcacaataattatttacttaaatattcaaaagatataaaaatatgtaaaatatctgattaactcttcaaattttatcggtgacacataaattagacaaatgaaataatatatatcatttgaaaattacttagaaagtacaataatttacagtaattaacaatagaatattttaaagacaaaaaaaattgattgaatctcgaaattttattagtaccacataaattgagaaagaagaaataacctttattatttgaaaattgcgtaaaagaaattacaaatcatacaacaataattagcaatttagatAATGATAAGGGGTAAactatccattgatttcataaagtgtaCAAGTATTGTAggacattccaaaatagtataatagACAATAATTATTAGACGGATGGAGTAGGATTAAGTCTTTCTTTCAGTTCTTttctcacattaattaatttctctcAACATTCAATTAGTGAATCTTTAGTAGAATTAATTAGAATACTTTTTACTTAATACAATAAAAGTTCAAATAAGATTAACataaagaaaactaaaaaaaatcctaaaaatctATCAATATATTAAACAACATACAACATATATAACAAAAGTTCTAATAAGattaacaaaaaggaaaaaaaaacaaaattcttaaaaatcatcaacaaactacatacaaaataaaaagaaagctattccaacaaaagaaaacataaagttAAAATGAACTTTAAGAATTCTAGCATCTTAAGCATATTGAggcaaacattttaatttaatgtcatttctCTCCAAAGAAAGAAAGgcattgaatattttaatttaatgtaaaattgaattttttggggttatgaatataaaaggtttgaaagttatgaatattattaatactaattaaaagtataatttatgaagatgaagaagtgtgagttatgaaaataacttttaaaaataatataattgagaaaaattcaaaaaaggagaaaaaagaaaaatgacaatgAAGGTCATAGAGAGCGCCACATCACCTTTTAAGGTAGCTCTACTGATAATTGTGAAGAAAGCATATTaatgtattaaaaatcaaaaagaggtaattaaaccctaaaatattataaagacatCTATAAATTTGGTTGAAGCTCAAAATCTATTAGtaccatataaattaggatagaggaaataacatatattatttgaaataacatgaaacgtactacaaatcacacaataattagcaacttcaaaatttaaaggacatacaaaaaatttgatcaactctcaaaattctactaATGTCACATAGTTTGGGAtagaaaaagtaacatatacgtaaaatgtactataactcataataattaaataacttcaaaatctaaaagacatatacaaaatttgcttcactttcgaaattctatcaatgacacataaattgggacaaagagaatattgaaaattacaaataaagTATTATTAACCACGATaatcaacaacttaaaatttaaagaacatacaaaaaaattgtttgaccgttaaaattttattaatgtcacttaaattaaaataaaaaataaaaaaatatgttgggcccgtgctagcacgggctacTGTAACTAGTTGTATTATTAATGTACCAATCAAAGTTTTGGTTTATTTAATGtaatatatgttattgttattgcaGTTGTTCTTGCcactaatatatgtataatttatgcgTAACAGAACGAAAATTAGTTTTGTTTatggaaaataataaaataaaattagtttttgAAATTGGTGTTGTATAATTTTTGCTTAAAACGCAATATCGGTGTGTGTTTTAATATAAATGAAGTGAATAGTTAAGTATAAAACTCATGGAAAAAAATGGTAGTTTAGATAGGCAAAAAgaacaataaataattaagatatTGAACTcatgagaaaataataatttagttatgttttttgcaattaacttttttatatattactGAAACAAATTCacatgtattaaaataaatttcaattatCCAAGTAGCTAGCTTAACCCAATGTTTAGTATTAAGACTATTTTAATAAGAATTTGTAATTCATTGTTCTTACAAATTATTCAATTGGTCATTATTTGGTTTGATCATTATATACAGAATATAATGGAATTTGTCATACTTGCACTAAATCCTTTTTGATAGTTTTTTATTCCTTCCTATGAGATTTTTGGTTTCACTTGTCATTAGGCAACAAAAGTTAAGTGTACCACCAAAGAGTAGTGGGGTAATATGACTCATTTTAATCagagattttaattttaaagtttagAGAATGGAGAAAT
Coding sequences within:
- the LOC125843694 gene encoding OVARIAN TUMOR DOMAIN-containing deubiquitinating enzyme 12-like, producing MITHEQDPDVVRWGLQLFDSDPYSNCAYSGAMPQNSLDYYQDHYFKGNHFSTESGNEENHNFNAQRLQEELSQLSVTEPPSILHQMAEHTQTHFYPQDWFSQPMGNYIIGEENCDEEETNDGASTSCSSPGEESYTGEDWSYSLELTDEYNLDGEVGKRLNQMIPIPHIPRINGEIPSIDEATLDHQRLLDRLQVYELVEFKVQGDGNCQFRALSDQFYRTPEHHKFVRQQVVNQLKSCPEIYDGYVPMAYHDYLNKMSKDGKWGDHVTLQAASDSYGVKILVITSFRDTCYIEILPTIQKSERVIFLSFWAEVHYNSIYPVRDITAVEMKKKYLAISNEQLESQDGYQ